Proteins from a single region of Anastrepha ludens isolate Willacy chromosome 5, idAnaLude1.1, whole genome shotgun sequence:
- the LOC128864609 gene encoding uncharacterized protein LOC128864609: MKSLFIFGLLALSTLTYAEDAQKAAAPKSAEPAPAATEAKPVSTAEKKQEKRGIISGTGYGYGGHGGGGAVLIGGHGGGHSGGGAVLIGGHGGGHGGGGGVIISGGHGGGALIGGTGLGGGLGGGLGGGLGGGGIAVGAAIPTNVQTSYVERQVAVPYQVERAVPYPVEQIVQVPVQVPVPQPYPVERTVQVPVKQIVKVPVHIPQPYPVEKTVHVQVPVHVDRPVPVKVPVPAPYPVEKIVQVPVKVPVPQPYPVEKIVQVPVKVPVHVPQPYPVEKIVQVPVKVPVDRPYPVHVIKPYPVPVEKPVPYTVEKRVTIPVQVPVDHPVPVPVDRPVAVPVKVAVPRPYPVIKEIPVPVERKVPYPVKVPVDVPRPVHVEQHVPVAVEQHVPYKVPVPVPVHVESHVAPAATIISGGGGYGGHSLGGIGGYGGHSIGGYGGHAISYGYGHGHGHIHKRK, encoded by the exons ATGAAGTCATTG TTCATTTTCGGCCTCTTGGCCCTATCTACACTCACCTATGCGGAGGATGCGCAAAAAGCCGCCGCACCCAAGTCCGCTGAGCCCGCACCTGCCGCCACCGAAGCGAAACCGGTCAGTACGGCCGAAAAGAAACAGGAGAAACGTGGCATCATTTCCGGCACCGGCTACGGCTATGGTGGACATGGTGGTGGGGGTGCAGTGTTGATCGGTGGACATGGCGGTGGACACAGTGGTGGTGGCGCAGTGTTGATCGGTGGACATGGCGGTGGacatggtggtggtggtggcgtcATTATCAGTGGTGGACATGGCGGCGGTGCTCTTATTGGCGGCACTGGGCTCGGTGGTGGATTAGGTGGTGGATTGGGAGGTGGATTGGGTGGTGGTGGCATTGCTGTTGGCGCTGCTATACCCACCAATGTACAAACCTCCTACGTCGAACGCCAAGTCGCCGTGCCCTATCAGGTAGAACGCGCCGTGCCATACCCAGTCGAGCAAATCGTTCAAGTACCAGTGCAAGTGCCTGTACCACAACCCTACCCCGTCGAAAGAACAGTACAAGTACCCGTAAAGCAGATCGTCAAAGTGCCAGTGCATATACCACAACCCTACCCAGTGGAGAAGACCGTGCATGTGCAAGTGCCCGTACACGTAGATCGTCCAGTGCCTGTAAAGGTGCCCGTTCCAGCGCCATACCCAGTGGAGAAAATCGTACAAGTCCCCGTCAAAGTACCAGTGCCGCAGCCCTACCCTGTGGAGAAGATCGTCCAGGTACCTGTCAAGGTGCCCGTTCATGTGCCACAACCTTACCCAGTTGAAAAGATCGTACAAGTACCTGTTAAAGTGCCCGTCGATCGTCCCTATCCAGTGCATGTAATCAAACCATATCCAGTGCCCGTAGAGAAGCCTGTGCCCTACACTGTTGAGAAGCGCGTCACCATACCCGTGCAGGTGCCCGTCGATCACCCAGTTCCAGTGCCGGTAGATCGTCCAGTAGCTGTGCCTGTGAAGGTGGCAGTACCCAGACCATATCCAGTCATCAAAGAAATCCCAGTGCCAGTGGAGCGTAAAGTGCCCTATCCCGTTAAGGTACCAGTCGATGTTCCACGCCCCGTTCATGTCGAGCAGCATGTCCCAGTGGCCGTTGAGCAACATGTGCCCTACAAAGTACCTGTTCCGGTGCCAGTTCATGTTGAAAGCCATGTCGCACCAGCGGCTACAATAATCAGCGGAGGTGGAGGCTATGGCGGCCACTCTCTTGGCGGTATTGGCGGCTATGGCGGTCATTCGATTGGAGGTTATGGTGGTCACGCGATCAGCTATGGCTATGGCCATGGACATGGACATATCCACAAAAGGAAGTAA